TTCCTGTACCGAACTCCGCATTTCAATTAACGTCCGAACTCTAGCTCGCAATTCACCAGCATCCACCGGTTTGCTCAGGAAGTCATTGGCCCCCGCCTGAAATCCATGTTTGATATCCTCAGGCAATCCTCGGGCGGTCAGCATCAGAATCGGCAACTCAGACAAAGAACTGTGCTCGCGCAGCTTGCGACATAACTCAAGCCCGGACATTTTGGGCATCATCCAGTCCGTAATAACAAGATCAATGGACGGGAATTCTTCTCGGAGTTTCAATGCAGTGGACCCGCTGTCCGCTGCAATCACACGATACCGTTCCGTCGATAACAGGTTAAGCAAGACCTGTCGATTGACGGGATCATCGTCTACAATCAGAATCGTGTGCTCCGCTTCTGCAAGATCTTCCTGCTCATCTGACTCTCTTATCACAAGCTCCTTTGCCTCCGCCCCTTGTGCAGCAACATATCGTGCCTCAGTTGGTTTCGACTGAGATTGCAGCAGCGGCAACTTCATAACAGGCAGGGTGAAATGAAAGGTCGAACCTTGCCCCGGCTCCGATTCAACCCAGATCTCACCTCCGCCAAGCTCGACAAGTTTTCGTGTAATACTCAGACCGAGTCCAGTTCCATCATTCACCCGCTCCACTGTACCGTTACTCTGCTCATACGCCTGGAAAATATCTTCTTGTTTGTCCAGGGCGATGCCCACCCCCGTATCAGCAACCGATACCTTCACCCAGTCCCCTTCGACACTGGCGTACAATCGAATCTCACCCTGCTCAGTATACTTATAGGCGTTACCCAGCAGGTTATACAAAACCTGTCGGAGACGGTCTTCATCTGCCTCAACAAGCGGCAACGACTGGGGCCATTGCTGAATCAATATAACTGGCTTGTCCTCAAACGTGAAACCCGAGACTTCAACTACAGTACGAGCAACGGATTCCAGATCAACAGCTACCCGTTTCAACTCAATCTCACTATTTTTTAATTTGGAAAAATCTAAAATGTCGTTAACCAGCAGTGAAAGGCGCTTGCCGGTTGAAGTAATCATGGACAGATTTTTGGCTTGCTTGGGTGTGACTGCTCCGGCCGCCCCTTCCAGCATCGATTGCGCAATATTAATGATGCCATGCAGGGGAGTTCGCAGCTCATGAGACGTATTCGCCATGAACTCGTCCTTGAGGCTGTCAATGGCAAGCAAACGCTCCGACAGGGCTTCCACGTCGCGGAATGATTGTGCGAAGCGGATTGCGGTCACAATCATCTGGGCAAATACAAATAATAAAAGTTCAATCAGCGCAAAGAACGCTGTGTCTAGGGTAGTGAACGCACCAAGCGTATGCAACACAACAACCATGAGTATGCTCATCATGCTCACCAATGCAACGTGGCTATCATTCAGCTGCCCTTTTAACCAATAGAACATGGCTCGCAGCGCATAGAACATGACAACAAGCGAGATCAGCAACATAGGGAGCTCGAGCATCGAGAATATAGCCGGAGGGAGCGTAAGACCCACAATGGTCTGGGTAACGATTAGCACGACAGCCAGACGTACAAACCACTGATGAACTGCTCCTGGCACACGGGCATCCATATACCGAAGCAAAAAGTAATAGGCAAAGGCTGA
The window above is part of the Paenibacillus sp. 1781tsa1 genome. Proteins encoded here:
- a CDS encoding ATP-binding protein → MRKHWIMLTISFICIVIFPLGWIAQTLISERGNPQATDGKIDLTQWDFDRKGAASLKGVWDFYPGQLLSPADIEASVSGRKPLPASSGTQVPARWNKSLGQAHGYGTYHMQVQLPPRTTKNDYGIRTKNIRMAHRVFIDGKEIGGKGLPGKTPDIDVQLNLPFTGFTSIEGNTADIIIQVSNYSYSSGGIVAPILFGDEHSILKSQQQDWLKDLMTLFGFILPAAFFLLLFRLRRTEKELRFLGLFSLSGALYALTHGEKLLGTFVPFLTNNEMLRIQLLSSAFAYYFLLRYMDARVPGAVHQWFVRLAVVLIVTQTIVGLTLPPAIFSMLELPMLLISLVVMFYALRAMFYWLKGQLNDSHVALVSMMSILMVVVLHTLGAFTTLDTAFFALIELLLFVFAQMIVTAIRFAQSFRDVEALSERLLAIDSLKDEFMANTSHELRTPLHGIINIAQSMLEGAAGAVTPKQAKNLSMITSTGKRLSLLVNDILDFSKLKNSEIELKRVAVDLESVARTVVEVSGFTFEDKPVILIQQWPQSLPLVEADEDRLRQVLYNLLGNAYKYTEQGEIRLYASVEGDWVKVSVADTGVGIALDKQEDIFQAYEQSNGTVERVNDGTGLGLSITRKLVELGGGEIWVESEPGQGSTFHFTLPVMKLPLLQSQSKPTEARYVAAQGAEAKELVIRESDEQEDLAEAEHTILIVDDDPVNRQVLLNLLSTERYRVIAADSGSTALKLREEFPSIDLVITDWMMPKMSGLELCRKLREHSSLSELPILMLTARGLPEDIKHGFQAGANDFLSKPVDAGELRARVRTLIEMRSSVQEAIRTEMAFLQAQIKPHFLYNALNVIIATCAVNPDKATDLLIELSHYLRGSFDFQNREQLVPLTKELELVESYVHLEQARFEERLVVEYEVEPDVQLYLPPLSIQPLVENAIRHGVMERAAGGTVHLRIFKESEHVVVQVQDDGVGIPPERMAQVKSGNTEGPGGVGLQNINRRLTSLYGQGLEIHSHVGKGTQIRFRIPVQKVDYAK